The DNA segment GCCGCGCCGGGCGCCACGGCCGGCGGTTTCACGCCCCGGCTGATCCGCCCTGAGCAGTGTCGGCGTAGCGTGCGTGGCAAGGGCGCCAACACGCGTTATGTCTGCGACATCCTGCCCGACAGCGAGCCGGCCCATTCGCTGCTGGTGGTGGAGGTGCGCACGCCGTCCGGACATTCGTCCAGCTACCCGCCGCACAAGCACGATACCGATGACTTGCCGCACCAGAGCTTTCTTGAAGAAACCTATTACCACCAGATCAACCCGTCCCAGGGCTTTGTGTTCCAGCGGGTGTACACCGACGACCGCAGCATCGACCAGGCCATGGCCGTGGAAAACCACGACCTGGTGGTGGTGCCCAAGGGCTATCACCCCGTCAGCGTGCCCTATGGCTACGAGTCCTATTACTTGAATGTGATGGCCGGCCCCAAGCGCGCCTGGCACTTTCACAATGACCCGCAGCACAGTTGGCTGCTGGACCTTTAACCCGTAGGCGCCGAGGGGACCCAACATGACCACCACCCGATTGACCATGGCCCAGGCCCTGGTGAAGTTCCTCGATAACCAGTACATCGAAGTCGATGGCGTGCAGAGCAAGTTTGTCGCCGGGGTGTTCACCATCTTCGGCCACGGCAATGTGCTGGGCCTGGGCCAGGCCCTGGAGCAAGACAGTGGCGACCTGGTGGTGCACCAGGGCCGCAACGAGCAGGGCATGGCCCATGCCGCGATTGGTTTTGCCAAGCAGCATTTGCGGCGCAAGGTCTACGCCTGCACCGCTTCGGTCGGCCCCGGCGCGGCGAATATGCTGACCGCCGCCGCCACCGCCACGGCCAACCGCATCCCTTTGTTACTGCTACCCGGCGATGTGTATGCCTGCCGCCAGCCGGACCCGGTGTTGCAGCAGATCGAACAATTCCATGACCTGAGCATCAGCACCAACGACGCGTTTCGTGCGGTGAGCAAGTACTGGGATCGCATCAACCGTCCCGAGCAGTTGATGAGTGCGGCGATCCACGCCATGCGTGTCTTGACCGACCCGGCCGAAACCGGCGCGGTGACCCTGGCCTTGCCCCAGGACGTGCAGGCCGAGGCCTGGGATTACCCCGATTATTTCCTGCAAAAGCGCGTGCACCGTCTGGAGCGCCGCCCGGCCACCGAAGCGATGCTGCGCGACGCTGTCACGCTGCTCAAGTCCAAGGGCAAACCGCTGATTATCTGCGGTGGCGGGGTCAAGTACTCCGGCGCGAATGCCGCACTGCAGGCTTTTGCCGAGCGCTTTCAGATCCCCTTTGCCGAGACCCAGGCCGGCAAGAGCGCCATCGTCTCCAGCCACCCGCTGAATGTCGGCGGTATCGGCGAAACCGGCTGCCTGGCCGCCAACCTGCTGGCTCGGGACGCCGACCTGATCATCGGCATTGGCACGCGCTATACCGACTTCACCACCTCCTCCAAGTCGCTGTTCCAGCATCCCGAGGTGCAGTTTCTCAACCTCAATATCAGCCCCGGCGATGTACTGAAACTCGACGGGGTCCAGGTTCTGGCAGATGCCAAGGTCGGGCTGCAAGCATTGACCGACGCGCTGGGCGATTACGCCACGCAATGGGGCGAGCAGCCACGCCAGGCCCGTGCGCAGGGGGATGCCGAGGTGGACCGGGTCCATCAGGCGCGCTACACCGACGCCGACTTCACCCCAGAGGTCAACGACCATATGGATCCGGCGGTGCTGCGCGAATTCATCGAGCTGACCGGTTCCTGCCTGACCCAGAGCCAGGTGCTCGGCGTGCTCAACGCAACCCTGGCCGACGATGCGGTGATTGTCGCCGCCGCCGGCAGCCTGCCGGGGGATTTGCAGCGCAGCTGGCGCAGCAAGGGCGTCAACACTTACCACGTCGAGTACGGTTATTCGTGCATGGGCTACGAGATCAATGCGGCCCTGGGCGTGAAGCTGGCCGAGCCCGCGCGGGAGGTCTATGCCCTGGTCGGCGATGGCTCGTACATGATGCTGCATTCGGAGCTGGCGACCTCGATCCAGGAGCGGCGCAAGATCAATGTGGTGCTGCTGGACAACATGGCCTTCGGTTGCATCAACAACCTGCAGATGGGCAATGGCATGGACAGCTTCGGCACCGAGTTCCGCTTCCGCAACCCCGACAGCGGCAAGCTCGATGGCGGCCTGGTGCCGGTGGATTTCGCCATGAGCGCGGCGGCCTATGGCTGCAAGACCTACAAGGTCACGACCGTGGAACAACTGCACGCCGCGCTGGCCGATGCACGCGCGCAAAGCGTGTCGACGCTGATTGATATCAAGGTGCTGCCCAAAACCATGATTCACGGCTACCTGTCGTGGTGGCGGGTCGGTGTGGCGCAGGTCTCCACCAGCGAACGCACCAACGCCTGCGCCAAACAACTTAATGAACGCCTGGCCAAGGCCCGGCAGTACTGACAATAAGAGGAGTGTTGCCATGTCTTTGAAGCTGGGTGTGATCGGTACGGGCGCTATCGGCCGGGACCATATCCGCCGCTGCAGCCAGACCTTGCTCAACAGCCAGGTGGTGGCGGTCACCGATATCAACCTTGAGCAGGCGGCCCAGGTGGTGGCTGACCTGCAACTGAACGCCGAGGTGTACGCCGACGGTCATGCGCTGATCCATTCGGCGCAGGTCGAGGCGGTGCTGGTCACCTCCTGGGGGCCGAGCCATGAGGAATTTGTGCTGGCGGCTATCGCGGCCGGCAAACCGGTGTTCTGTGAAAAACCCCTGGCCGTCACCGCCGAGGGCTGTCGCAAGATCGTCGAGGCGGAAGTGGCCCACGGCAAACGCCTGGTCCAGGTCGGTTTTATGCGCCCGTATGACCAGGGCTACCAGGCCCTCAAGGCGGTGCTCGACAGCGGCCAGATCGGCGAACCGTTGATGCTGCATTGCGCCCACCGCAACCCGAGCGTGGGTGAGAACTACAACACCAGCATGGCCATCACCGACACCTTGATCCACGAGCTGGACGTGTTGCGCTGGCTGCTGGCCGATGACTATGTGTCGGTGCAGGTGGTGTTCCCGCGTAAAACCAGCAAGGCCCTGAGCCATTTGCGCGACCCGCAGATCGTGCTGCTGGAAACCGCCAGGGGCACGCGGATTGATGTGGAAGTGTTTGTGAACTGCCAGTACGGCTACGACATCCAGTGCGAGGTGGTGGGGGAGACCGGCATTGCCAAATTGCCAGAGCCGTCCCAGGTGCAATTGCGCAGCGGCGCCAAGCTGTCGAATGCGATTCTGATGGATTGGAAAGACCGCTTTATCGCGGCCTATGACGTCGAGTTGCAAGCCTTTATTGATGGCGTGCGGGCCGGCCAGGTAGGTGGGCCTTCGGCGTGGGATGGCTTTGCCGCTGCGGTGGCGGCTGACGCGTGTATCGAGGCCCAGGGCAGTGGGCAGATCGTTGCGGTCAGCCTGCCGCAGCGCCCGGCATTCTACGGCTAGCGCGGTCAGTGTAGGCGCTGGCTTGCCTGCGATAGCGGTGGATCAGCAACAGAGGTAGGGCCTGAAACACCGCTATCGCAGGCACGCCAGCTCCCACATTTTTTGACTGGGTTTCCATTCCAAGAAGGAGTTGGTTCATGCGAATCGGACTGGTTGGATACGGCCATGGCGGCCGTTTTTTTCATGCCCCGCTGATCGCCACATTGCCCGGGGCGACGTTTGTCGGCGTGGTGACCCGCTCCCCCGAGCGCCGCCAGCAACTGGCGACGGAGCATCCCGGGGTGCCTGCCTTCGACAGCATTGCGCAGATCGTCGAAGCCGGGGTGGAGGTGCTGGTGATTTCCACCACCCTCAAAGGGCGCCCGGCCCTGGTGCTGGAGGCCATTGAGTACGGTGTGGCGGTGGTCAGCGACAAACCCTTCGCCAGCAATGCCGAGCAGGCCCTGGCGCTGATTAGCGCCGCCGAACGCGAGGGGGTAGCACTCAGCGTCTACCAGAACCGGCGTTGGGACTCGGACTACCTGACCCTGCGCAAGCTGATCGACGCCGGCGCCCTGGGCAGCATCACCCGCTTTGAGTCCCGGGTGGAGCGCTACAGCCCACAGGCCCTGGGCAACGCCAGCGGTGGCGGGTTCCTGCGTGACCTGGGCAGTCACCTGGTGGACCAGGCCTTGCAACTGTTTGGCCCGGTGGAGCGGGTGTATGCACAATTGCAGTACAGCGCCGAGCACCCCACCCTCGATCATGGCTTTTTTGTCAGCCTGACCCACGCCAACGGGGTGATTTCCCACCTGTGGGGCAGCGCCCTGCAAAACTGCCAAGGCCCGCGTTTTCGGGTCAATGGCACGGCGGGCTGCTACACCGTCGACGGCCTGGACGGCCAGGAGCAAGCGCTGCTGGCCGGCAAAAGTCCGAAGACCGAAGGCGAGCACTGGGGCGCCGAAGAACATCGACGCTGGGGCTGGTTCGAGCAAGGTGCGGAACGCGAGCGTATCCCCTCGGAAAAGGGCGCCTGGAACCAGTTCTATCGCCAGTTGCAAAGTGCAATCCAGGGCCAGGGCGCGCTGCCGGTGCAGGCCATGGATGCTTGGGAAACCACGCGCGTGCTGGATGCCGCCAGGCTCAGCGCCGAGCGTCGGCAAGTGGTGGAGATGGTGACGGTGGAGGGCGGAGAATGGAAATAGAATAAAATTCTAAAATGAGTTGATATGGAAATTATTTTCCAATAAAGTCATTTCCAGGTTGCCGAAAGTCCATCTCGACCTTCCTTTATAAGGGGGCCGGGGGACTCAACAAAAACAAGATAAAACAACCAGGTACCGTCAGATGAAAATCTTCAGCGCTGTACTGCGAGTGTTACGTTCTGCCTTCCTGCCCCGCGCACGGCCCTTCTATTTCTCTTTTCTCAATGTCCTTTGCGTGGAAAGCAAGGGTGCCCTGGTGTGCTGCATTCCGGGAGCGCCGGTGGTCCGGCTGCCTGCCGCAGCCCCCTCGCTCTGATAAACGCTACGTCCAGAAAACCAACAAGAAAGTGGAGACAGACCGTTCATGAAGACCCAGATCCGTTTCGCCTCGCTGGCCTTGTCGATGATGCTCGGCAGTGGCGTGGCTTCAGCCGCCGATATCAAGATTGGCGTCAGCATGTCGCAGTTCGACGACACCTTCCTCACCTACCTGCGTGAGGATATGGACAAGCAAGCCAAGTCCTACCCCAAGGGCGATGCTGTGCAACTGCAATTCGAGGACGCCCGTGCCGACGTGGTCAAGCAACTGAGCCAGGTCGAGAACTTTATCAGCCAGAAAGTCGATGCCATGGTGGTCAACCCGGTGGATACGGCCTCCACCGCGCGCATCACTAAAGCGGCGGTGGCGGCGGGTATCCCGCTGGTCTACGTCAACCGTCGTCCGGATCAGGCCGACTTGCCCAAAGGGGTGGTGACGGTGACGTCCAATGACGTCGAGGCCGGCAGACTGCAAATGCAGTACGTGGCCGAGAAGCTGGGCGGCAAAGGCAAAATCGTGATTCTGCTGGGTGACCTGGCCAACAACTCGACGACCAATCGCACCAAGGGCGTCAAGGAGATCCTCGACAAATACCCGGACATCAAGATTGAACAGGAACAGACCGGGATCTGGCTGCGGGACAAGGGCATGACCCTGGTGAACGATTGGCTGACCCAGGGCCGCGAGTTCAATGCGGTCGTGGCCAACAACGACGAAATGGCAATTGGCGCCGCCATGGCCTTGAAAACCGCAGGGGTGAAACCCGGCAGCGTGTTGATTGGCGGCGTCGATGGCACACCCGACGGGTTGAATGCGATCACCAAGGGCGAGATGGCGCTCTCGGTGTTCCAGGATGCCAAGGGGCAGGCGATCGGTTCGGTGGAGGCGGCCGTGAAAATGGCCAGGGGCGAGGCGGTCGAGCAAAACGTCGTGGTGCCTTTCCAGCTGATCACCCCGGACAACGTCGCGTCATTCAAGTAGCGTTCAATCACAACAATAAGCGGGCAGGGCGGCCACAGCCGCCCTGCCGATGGAGCCCCGATATGCTTGCTCAAGCGACTGCTGCGCAGCCCGCAGGTGTAGAACAACCCTACCTGTTGGAAATCGCCCATATCAGCAAAGGCTTTCCCGGCGTCGTGGCCCTGGCCGATGTGCAACTGCGGGTGCGCCCCGGCTCGGTCCTGGCACTGATGGGAGAGAACGGCGCCGGCAAGTCGACGCTGATGAAAATCATCGCCGGCATCTACCAGCCCGACGCCGGGGAAATCCGCCTGCGGGGCAAGCCGGTGGTGTTTGACACGCCTCTGGCGGCTTTGCAGGCGGGCATCGCGATGATCCACCAGGAGCTCAACCTGATGCCCCATATGAGCATCGCCGAGAACATCTGGATCGGCCGCGAACAGCTCAACGGCCTGCGCCTGGTCAATCACCGCGCCATGCATCGCCGCACTGCCGAGTTGCTGGCGCGCCTGCGGATCAACCTGGACCCAGAGGAGCAGGTCGGCAACCTGAGCATTGCCGAGCGGCAGATGGTGGAGATTGCCAAGGCGGTGTCCTACGACTCGGACATCCTGATCATGGATGAGCCGACGTCGGCGATTACCGACAAGGAAGTGGCCCACCTGTTTTCGATCATTGCCGACCTCAAGGCCCAGGGCAAAGGCATCATCTATATCACCCACAAAATGAATGAAGTGTTCGCCATCGCCGATGAAGTGGCAGTGTTTCGCGATGGCGCCTACATCGGTCTGCAACGGGCCGACAGCATGGACAGCGACAGCCTGATCTCGATGATGGTCGGGCGCGAATTGAGCCAGTTGTTCCCGGTGCGCGAGACGCCCATCGGCGAGTTGTTGCTGTCGGTGCGCGACCTGCGCCTGGACGGAGTGTTCCAGGGCGTGTCCTTTGATCTGCATGCCGGCGAAATCCTCGGTATTGCCGGGCTGATGGGCTCGGGCCGCACCAACGTGGCGGAAACGCTCTTCGGCATTACCCCCAGCGACGGCGGCGAGATCCGTCTCGACGGCCAGGCGTTGCGTATCAGCGACCCGCATATGGCCATCCAGCAGGGGTTTGCACTGTTGACCGAGGACCGCAAGCTCAGTGGCCTGTTCCCGTGCCTGTCGGTCCTGGAAAACATGGAAATGGCCGTGCTGCCCCATTACTCGGGCAATGGCTTTATCCAGCAAAAAGCCCTGCGCGCCTTGTGCGAAGACATGTGCAAGAAACTGCGGGTGAAAACCCCCTCCCTTGAGCAGTGCATCGACACCCTGTCTGGTGGCAATCAGCAGAAGGCCCTGCTGGCACGTTGGCTGATGACCAATCCACGGCTGTTGATCCTTGACGAACCGACCCGTGGTATCGACGTCGGCGCCAAGGCCGAGATCTACCGCTTGATTGCCTTCCTGGCCAGTGAAGGCATGGCGGTGATCATGATTTCTTCGGAACTGCCGGAGGTGCTGGGTATGAGCGACCGGGTGATGGTCATGCACGAAGGCGATTTGATGGGCACCCTGGATCGGGCCGAGGCCACCCAGGAAAAAGTCATGCAGTTGGCTTCCGGTATGACGGCAGTCCACTAACGAATAAAAAGGTGACGGGCAATGAACGCAATACTGGAAAGCAAACCCGAGGAAAAGAAGCCCGCCGCGGCACCGGTCAAGAGCCGGCGGCGGTTCCCTACCGAACTGAGCATTTTCCTGGTGCTGATCGGTATCGGCCTGGTGTTCGAACTGTTTGGCTGGATCGTACGGGACCAGAGCTTTTTGATGAACTCCCAGCGCCTGGTGCTGATGATCCTGCAAGTGTCGATCATCGGTTTGCTGGCGATTGGCGTGACCCAGGTGATCATCACCACGGGGATCGACCTGTCCTCGGGCTCGGTGCTGGCGTTGTCGGCGATGATCGCCGCGAGTCTGGCGCAGACCTCGGACTTTTCCCGGGCGGTGTTTCCATCGTTGACGGACTTGCCGGTGTGGATCCCGGTGGTCGCCGGCCTGGGCGTGGGCCTGCTGGCGGGGGCAATCAATGGCAGCATCATCGCCATAACCGGCATCCCGCCGTTTATTGCGACCCTCGGCATGATGGTCTCGGCCCGTGGCCTGGCACGTTATTACACCGAAGGCCAGCCAGTGAGCATGCTCTCGGATTCCTACACGGCCATCGGCCATGGCGCGATGCCGGTGATCATCTTTCTGGTGGTGGCGGTGATTTTCCACATTGCCCTGCGCTACACCAAGTACGGCAAGTACACCTACGCCATCGGCGGCAACATGCAGGCGGCGCGCACCTCGGGGATCAACGTCAAGCGCCACCTGATCATCGTCTACAGCATCGCCGGGCTGCTGGCCGGGCTGGCCGGTGTGGTTGCCTCGGCACGGGCGGCTACCGGGCAGGCGGGGATGGGCATGTCTTATGAGCTGGACGCGATCGCGGCTGCGGTCATCGGCGGCACCAGCCTGGCGGGCGGGGTGGGGCGTATCACCGGCACGGTGATTGGCGCGCTGATCCTCGGGGTGATGGCCAGTGGGTTTACCTTTGTCGGGGTGGATGCCTATATCCAGGACATCATCAAGGGCCTGATCATTGTGGTGGCGGTGGTGATCGACCAGTATCGCAACAAGCGCAAACTCAAGCGCTGAGCGAGATTTGAATCAAAAAGTGGGGCTTGTTTGTGTGGGAGCGGGCTTGCCCGCGATAGCGATGGGTCAGTCAAATTTCTATCAACTGACCCTCCGCTATCGCGGGCAAGCCCGCTCCCACATAACCGTTTGTCTTCTATATAGCTCCATGACACTGAATTTCTTGCTATAAACGCACTCCGATAACCGCCTGCCAAGCCCGTCCTGGTGCCTTTTAGGGGAATGTCGGACAAATTGCCTGTCATTTCAGTTGCTGCGCCCTCAAGTCGGCCGTAGACTGCCGCCCCTCGTAAATTGAGTGCCGGGTGGCGCTTGGAATGGACGGCGTCTTTCCCCGACCTCCAGAGGTTGGCCGGAACGCTCCCTTATTCGCCTTAATGCACGTATTTTTTATAGAGAAATCAATGACAAAGGAAAAGTTGCTGGCCATGCCGGCGGATGACTACATGAATGCCGAGCAGCACGCTTTTTTCGAGAAGTTGTTGCAAGACATGAAAGTCGAGCACCACGAGCGCATTGAGCAAAACCGCATCGCCATTGAAAGCCTGGACACCCCGGCTGACCCGGCTGACGCCGCCTCGGTTGAAGAAGAGCGCACCTGGTTGGTCAACGCCATCGACCGCGACCAGCGCATGCTGCCGCAACTTGAACAGGCCCTGGGCCGTATCAAGGAAGATTCCTTTGGCTGGTGTGACGACAGCGGCGAGCCTATCGGCCTCAAGCGCCTGCTGATCAGCCCGACCACCAAGTACTGCATCGAAGCGCAAGAGCGCCACGAGCAAATCGACAAGCATCAGCGCCAGGCCTGATCTGTTTGATGTTGTAGGCGCCGGCGAGCCGGCCCCTACAGATCCCCGCGTGTCATCCCCCCGTCTATTGATCTGCTGCAAGCCCTAACACCAAAGGCCCATAGATAATGGCCAGATAGTGGCGTTTAATGCAGACACAATAATGACAAGCAGTGGGGTGACAAACATGGCCGGGGATGGATCTCTGATGGGCGCCGTCGTGGTGCCGCACGCGGTGAACCGCCGGCTGCCTGGCTGGGTGACTCCGCTGCTGCAAAGCATCGCCCTGGTGCTGATACTGTCGGGCCTGGCGTTCGCCAACCTGTCGATCTACCTCTGCCTGCCCGTGGCCCTGTTGCTGATCTGGCTGCCGTGCCTGAAAAGGCCGGACCGCAGCCCAGCGCCTGATGTTGGCGAGGATGCCATTGGCGCGTTGACTCGCGATCTGTCCTACACCACCAGCCATAATGCGCTGTCGGCCGCTGGCGTGGCCTATTCGGTCAAGCAACTGGCCGCCAGGTTGCAATCGCAATTGAGCGCGGCCCAGCAGATCGTCAGCAGTGCCGAAGTGATGATTGGCACCGAGCAAGTCACTTCCCAGCTCAGCCGCGAGGCCCTGGGGGCGGCCGGCCAGGCCCATCAGCGCAGCACCGAAGGGCGTGCGGTGCTGGGGGAATCCATCAGCCGCATGCATCAGCTCAGCCAGCGTGCCAGCGACAGCCGGCAATTGATCGAGGCCCTGAGTCAGCGCAGCGAAGAAATCCAGCGGGTGACCCTGGTGATTCAGTCGATTGCCAGCCAGACCAATCTGTTGGCCTTGAATGCCGCCATTGAAGCCGCCCGCGCCGGTGAGCATGGGCGTGGGTTTGCCGTGGTGGCCGACGAAGTGCGCGGCCTGGCGGGCCGTACGGCGACCGCCACCGATGAAGTGGGGGTGATGGTCGCGGACATCCAGCAGCGTACCGCCCAGGTGGTGGAGCAAATCCGCCAACTGTCCGTGGATTTGCAGGCCGGCGTCGAGCAAGTGGAGCATGCCGGCGAGCAACTGGAGAGCATTGCCACGTTGGCGGCGGGTGTGGAGGGCCAGGTCAGCGAGATTGCCCAGGGCACCGAGACCAACCGTGCGCAACTCGACAGCCTGTTCCATGCCGTGGAGCAGATGCGCAGCGACTTGACCGTCAGCGACCAACAGACCCAGCAATTGGCCCAGGCCGCCGTGCAAATGGAAGGGCAGGCCGAAACCATCAGCGAGCGCCTGGCCGAAGTCGGTCTGGATGATTATCACCAGCGTATCTACGACCTCGCCCGCGAAGGCGCCAGCCAGATCGCCGCGCAGTTCGAGGCGGATATCCAACAGAACCGCATCAGCCTCGATGACCTGTTCAATCGCAGCTACACGCCGATAGCCAACAGCCACCCGACCAAATATCACAGCCGCTTCGACGGCTACACCGATCAGGTCTTGCCCGCTATCCAGGAAGCCTTGCTGCCCCGTCATGAAGGGCTGGTGTTCGCGATTGCCTGCACACCACAGGGCTATGTGCCGACGCACAACAAGGCGTTTTCCCAGGCACTGACCGGGGATGCCCAGGTTGATGCCGTGAACAATCGCACCAAGCGCAAGTTTGAAGACCGCACCGGGATCCGCTGTGGCAGCCACCAGCAGGCTGTGTTGTTGCAAACCTATACCCGCGACACCGGGGAGTTGATGCACGATCTGTCCGTGCCGATCATGGTCAACGGCCGGCATTGGGGCGGTTTGCGCCTGGGCTATAAGCCTGAAGGGCAGGCTGGGGCGCGCTAGACCCTGGCCAGGATTGTTGCGTGTTATGCAAGGAAGCTTTTACGCCGGTCGCTTTTTCCGGTGAAAGGAACCGCTTAAGATGCGGCATATCGTTAGCTGGCTAACTAATCTGGCGGAGAGCTTCCATGCAAAACAAAGTCGATGTGGCGGTGATGATTGGCAGTGGGGTGCCACAGACCCTGCGTGCGCTGGGCCTGCGCGCCTGTTGGGTGGTGTTGCTCAACGGGGAACAGCGCGGCACGGCCTTCGCCAGTCGCGACGAAGCCCAGGAGTGCCGCGCCGCCTGGCAGGCCCTGATGGACCTCGAGCAATCAGACCGCCTGCACTGAGGGCCGGTCAGGCGCTCTGATGCAGACGCTGGTTCAGCTCATCCACGGCAATCGCCCAGTCCGCATCTTCGCGTAGCTCTTCCTTGAGGAACTGCGCCTGTTGTGGGGTCCAGAAAGGCGCGTCGATCAGCTTCACATCCTCTGGCAGGGGGTGTTCACCGATAAATTTGTCAATGGCTGCAGGCGAGGCTTCCAGGCCCAATTGTTCGAACAGGTCGTGTAGGGTGTGCGTTGGCGCGTCCATTTCATTCTCCAAAAGAGTGAGCTTCTACTCGTATGGGAGGTGTGCCAGCGCGCATAGTTCGATTTGGCTGTAGCCGCTCCTCAACGGGCAGGGGGGCAGAGGAGGGCTTCCAATTCCTTGGCCAGGGCGCAGGCCTTGTTGTGATCACTGCGAAAGCCTTTGATCCGGCCGCTGGGCACTTCCAGGATATGGAAAAAATTCCTTCCCGCGGGGACGACGCGGTACAAGGCGAAATCTGCGCACACGCCATTGGCATACACGCTGTAGAATAGCGCGCTATCCTTGCGTGATAAGGCACCGGAAGTCTGTGTCGGTTGGCGTTGAACTCGTTGCATGACCAGCTCCTTTCGATCTATTGACCTGCTTGCAGCATTTCGGGTGGTTTTGAGCTGTGTTGCTGTTCTAATATTGTTGTCGGCAGCTCACGTTCGGTTCCATCCAACGTTTTTCCTTGGTTTTTGGCTGTCGGAAAACCACCCTTTCAAGTGGGGTATTCTCTGAAGTGGGGCGTCCAGTATTCTCTGGCCGATAAACCTGTGATTTCCTGCAAAGCCTGACGACCTTGTACAAGGACTGTCATGCCCGGCTGCACGAGTCTGGCGGGAATCAACTTCAGTATGTTTTTTCAATGTGTCGAGCCGTATCGGCCTTTTTTGTGCTGCCTG comes from the Pseudomonas shahriarae genome and includes:
- a CDS encoding DUF2789 domain-containing protein, producing MDAPTHTLHDLFEQLGLEASPAAIDKFIGEHPLPEDVKLIDAPFWTPQQAQFLKEELREDADWAIAVDELNQRLHQSA
- a CDS encoding methyl-accepting chemotaxis protein, which gives rise to MIGTEQVTSQLSREALGAAGQAHQRSTEGRAVLGESISRMHQLSQRASDSRQLIEALSQRSEEIQRVTLVIQSIASQTNLLALNAAIEAARAGEHGRGFAVVADEVRGLAGRTATATDEVGVMVADIQQRTAQVVEQIRQLSVDLQAGVEQVEHAGEQLESIATLAAGVEGQVSEIAQGTETNRAQLDSLFHAVEQMRSDLTVSDQQTQQLAQAAVQMEGQAETISERLAEVGLDDYHQRIYDLAREGASQIAAQFEADIQQNRISLDDLFNRSYTPIANSHPTKYHSRFDGYTDQVLPAIQEALLPRHEGLVFAIACTPQGYVPTHNKAFSQALTGDAQVDAVNNRTKRKFEDRTGIRCGSHQQAVLLQTYTRDTGELMHDLSVPIMVNGRHWGGLRLGYKPEGQAGAR